In a single window of the Streptomyces sp. NBC_00094 genome:
- a CDS encoding DNRLRE domain-containing protein — translation MRQTWHRLPGRRVSAAILAAALAAGAITYAGFESSSEDASPPLVADKGGAARKQQPKTVTQGAAFALARKTGKPVEATAERTERSSTWARPDGLMTKKLYASPMWAKVGQEWKAIDTTLHRTDAGWEPAATNTRIVFSAGSKASASERASRKNVRHASLLPAATTEEGTASPLVTLTVGESEFHQIELTWPGPVPTPIIDGSRALYPEIFPGADLVLTADDDGFAQLLVLKNRQAAADPRVTQLSYGLSSPTLTFRLNAASGIVAAENPDGDEVALSPTPLMWDNSGAPAVTDGEMGASSQPTASETPEPSVSTETSTTPSPSASTEDLADDQVDPEGEVLPTATDEAAPTLTESPLPTAPAEPTPGPSQTGSAATLSLPLLNGPSPESRGDLVEADLSDGKWLLTPSQDFLNDPATVYPVFIDPTVKKHTQDWTTAYSRHPNATFFNGKDFNKGGTHEARVGFESDTWGTSRSYFNIAFDKNLQGAKIQKATLRLLETYSWSCSDRGMSVHLTGPVNGRTNWKNAPKLTDVNLAAAPRSFAHGYKTYCRDAYEAFDVTAAAQKTATLGKSTITFGLRARDETTQFAWKKFQANGDNAPVLEVTYNRAPTTPTSLDLGPDFKCTTTAPYVRVGSDSINFTARSTDKDGNLDRLDFDMWPTGKWSTGDMLKATGTVSVGADTSVALRTTSAFSTSGLINNTTYSWWVRAVDDAGATSAYAPGKVPCRFIYDSAAPRSPRVSSTDFPNADSNENFANEAEDAAWSKVRFGTPGTFSFRAQDTDVVRYEYGFNSNSYPYFLSRAAGTAIAVPATLSNAKPPTAGPNVLFVRAVDGAGHVSEPTKYFFYVTPREQADVPGDFTGDKLPDLMSITASGNLRVFPSHADKDLAKGTGDIDYSMSGAYRENPDKDPNGGDTLQPFIAPVTGHFKGALITHHGDFYGGDGLQDLIAGVGGKLWVYPGDGYGAVNITKRREILLPSNAPAPSALTYTQLLATGDITGDGLPDMFATVGDQLWAFIGYTGGAFSEARMLTSTPWASRDLVSVTDISGDGVPDLLFRGEEEGRGLALRHGKPASTGGVDLNSLAAAANSKTGQDEVYGTGGWNRASMPMLMGTPDANGDAIPDIWATAYDGKLYFYPGGRTTHGTRFIASEPGWTTNLAIG, via the coding sequence ATGAGACAGACATGGCACCGGCTGCCCGGGCGGCGGGTGAGTGCCGCGATACTCGCCGCCGCGCTCGCCGCGGGCGCGATCACCTACGCCGGGTTCGAATCCTCCTCCGAGGACGCCTCCCCGCCGCTCGTCGCCGACAAGGGTGGCGCGGCCCGGAAGCAGCAGCCGAAGACGGTCACACAGGGCGCCGCGTTCGCGCTGGCCCGCAAGACAGGCAAGCCGGTCGAGGCCACCGCCGAGCGGACGGAGCGCTCGTCCACATGGGCCCGCCCCGACGGGCTCATGACGAAGAAGCTCTACGCCTCCCCGATGTGGGCGAAAGTCGGCCAGGAGTGGAAGGCGATCGACACCACCCTGCACCGGACGGATGCCGGCTGGGAACCCGCGGCAACGAATACCCGCATCGTGTTCTCCGCGGGAAGTAAGGCCAGTGCCTCAGAACGCGCTTCACGCAAGAATGTCCGCCACGCTTCGCTGCTGCCCGCGGCCACTACGGAGGAGGGCACGGCGAGCCCTCTGGTCACCCTGACCGTGGGTGAGTCTGAATTCCATCAGATCGAGCTGACGTGGCCCGGCCCCGTACCCACGCCGATCATCGACGGCTCACGGGCTCTGTATCCGGAGATCTTCCCGGGAGCCGATCTCGTTCTGACGGCCGATGACGACGGTTTCGCGCAGTTGCTCGTGCTGAAGAACCGCCAAGCGGCTGCCGACCCACGGGTCACTCAGTTGTCCTACGGACTCTCCTCGCCCACTCTGACCTTCCGCCTCAACGCGGCGTCAGGGATCGTCGCGGCGGAGAATCCCGACGGGGATGAGGTCGCGCTGTCACCGACCCCGCTGATGTGGGACAACAGTGGAGCCCCCGCCGTCACTGACGGCGAAATGGGTGCCTCGTCCCAGCCGACCGCGTCCGAGACGCCGGAACCGTCGGTCAGCACGGAAACCTCGACGACCCCGAGCCCCAGCGCAAGCACGGAAGACCTGGCCGACGACCAGGTCGACCCTGAAGGCGAGGTGCTGCCCACGGCGACAGACGAGGCCGCCCCCACGCTGACCGAGTCGCCGCTTCCCACCGCCCCGGCCGAGCCCACGCCGGGCCCGTCCCAGACCGGTTCGGCGGCCACCCTCAGCCTGCCGCTGCTCAACGGCCCGTCCCCCGAATCCCGCGGCGACCTGGTCGAGGCCGACCTGTCCGACGGAAAATGGCTCCTGACCCCGAGTCAGGACTTTCTCAACGATCCGGCAACCGTCTACCCCGTCTTCATCGACCCCACGGTCAAGAAGCACACTCAGGACTGGACCACCGCCTACAGCCGCCACCCCAACGCCACGTTCTTCAACGGCAAGGACTTCAACAAGGGCGGCACGCACGAGGCCCGCGTCGGCTTCGAATCCGACACCTGGGGCACCTCCCGCTCGTACTTCAACATCGCGTTCGACAAGAACCTCCAGGGCGCCAAGATCCAGAAGGCCACCCTGCGCCTGCTGGAGACCTACTCCTGGTCGTGCAGTGACCGGGGCATGAGCGTCCACCTCACCGGTCCGGTCAACGGGCGCACGAACTGGAAGAACGCTCCCAAACTCACCGACGTCAACCTGGCTGCGGCGCCGCGGAGCTTCGCGCACGGCTACAAGACCTACTGCCGCGACGCCTACGAGGCATTCGATGTGACGGCGGCTGCCCAGAAGACCGCCACCCTGGGCAAGAGCACCATCACCTTCGGCCTGCGCGCCAGGGACGAGACGACCCAGTTCGCCTGGAAGAAGTTCCAGGCGAACGGCGACAACGCCCCCGTCCTCGAGGTGACCTACAACCGGGCGCCGACCACCCCCACCAGCCTCGACCTCGGCCCTGACTTCAAGTGCACCACGACCGCCCCGTACGTGCGGGTCGGCTCCGACAGCATCAACTTCACGGCCAGGTCCACCGACAAGGACGGCAACCTCGACCGGCTCGACTTCGACATGTGGCCGACCGGTAAGTGGTCCACCGGCGACATGCTCAAGGCCACCGGCACCGTCTCCGTCGGCGCCGACACCAGCGTCGCACTGCGCACCACATCCGCCTTCTCCACCAGTGGCCTGATCAACAACACCACCTACTCGTGGTGGGTCCGCGCCGTTGACGACGCCGGCGCCACCTCGGCGTACGCCCCGGGCAAGGTCCCCTGCCGCTTCATCTACGACAGCGCCGCACCCAGGTCGCCCAGGGTCAGCTCCACCGACTTCCCCAACGCCGACAGCAACGAGAACTTCGCCAACGAGGCCGAAGACGCCGCCTGGTCGAAGGTCAGGTTCGGCACCCCGGGCACCTTCTCCTTCCGGGCCCAGGACACCGACGTCGTGCGCTACGAATACGGCTTCAACTCCAACAGCTACCCCTACTTCCTGAGCCGCGCTGCCGGTACCGCGATCGCCGTCCCCGCGACTCTCTCCAACGCCAAGCCCCCCACGGCAGGACCCAACGTCTTGTTCGTCAGGGCCGTCGACGGGGCAGGCCACGTCTCCGAACCCACGAAGTACTTCTTCTACGTCACCCCGCGAGAACAGGCCGACGTCCCCGGTGACTTCACTGGCGACAAGCTCCCCGACCTGATGTCCATCACGGCATCCGGCAACTTGCGCGTCTTTCCTTCCCATGCGGACAAGGACCTGGCCAAGGGCACCGGTGACATCGACTACTCCATGTCCGGTGCCTACCGGGAGAACCCCGACAAGGACCCCAACGGCGGTGACACGCTGCAGCCCTTCATCGCCCCCGTCACCGGGCACTTCAAGGGCGCTCTGATCACCCACCATGGTGACTTCTACGGCGGCGACGGCCTGCAGGACCTCATCGCCGGCGTCGGCGGAAAGCTCTGGGTCTACCCCGGCGACGGCTACGGAGCCGTCAACATCACCAAGCGCCGGGAAATCCTCCTGCCTTCCAACGCGCCCGCTCCCTCCGCCCTCACCTACACCCAGCTCCTCGCCACCGGGGACATCACCGGAGACGGACTGCCCGACATGTTCGCCACCGTCGGTGACCAGCTGTGGGCCTTCATCGGCTACACCGGCGGCGCCTTCTCCGAAGCCCGCATGCTCACCAGCACCCCCTGGGCCAGCCGCGACCTCGTCAGTGTCACCGACATCAGCGGAGACGGCGTCCCCGACCTCCTCTTCCGCGGCGAGGAAGAAGGACGCGGCCTGGCCCTGCGCCACGGCAAGCCCGCCTCGACCGGCGGCGTCGACCTCAACTCACTGGCAGCCGCCGCAAACTCCAAGACCGGCCAGGACGAGGTCTACGGAACCGGCGGCTGGAACCGGGCCTCCATGCCCATGCTCATGGGCACCCCTGACGCCAACGGCGACGCCATCCCCGACATCTGGGCAACCGCATACGACGGAAAGCTCTACTTCTACCCCGGCGGCCGAACCACCCACGGAACCCGCTTCATCGCCAGCGAACCCGGCTGGACAACCAACCTCGCCATCGGCTAA